Below is a genomic region from Hevea brasiliensis isolate MT/VB/25A 57/8 chromosome 3, ASM3005281v1, whole genome shotgun sequence.
CAGGCTCAGAAGATGGGGTAATAGGTGGTggcggtggaggtggaggtgtagCTCGATGCTGTGTTGAAGCAGTAGACCCCTCCGGATCTGGTGTCGACCTCCCAGTGGATCGTGAAGGAACCTGAGGCTGACCCTGTGTAGATTGGTCTAGTTGATCATTGGACTCATCCTGCACAGGTAACTGCCTTGACTGTGAATGACCCAACAAACCTCCCCTGCGACCGTTGCCTCGCATCCTGCATAAATAATTGTATTAACAAGTTAGCTTCATTCAACTTATGATACATAATACAGATGAAATTTTCCAATAGTTAGAATTTATACTTCAAGTttagaaatataaattcattaagaGAAATACCTAATTCTAATTAGTATCACTATCATATACATCATCGCATTCCTCATCGCTTTCTGAGTCCAACTCAagctcttcttcatcttcaacatccTCTTCATTAATTTCAACTAGTACACCATTTTGATCATTCAAATATTGTTGttgatcatcatcatcatcaatttgaatcaaagggacttccatttcatcttcttgaaATGGTTCTTCCCGTGCAGGGGGGGTTGTCACATTCACTTGCTCAGGAAGATCAATAACAGATCTCGCTTTGATTTTGAACACGGCCCACCAATCATCCTTGTCACGCTTTAAGCTTGGATATATGGAATAATTCACCTGAGCAGCTTGGATAGCAAGAACAAATGGTTCATACCTATTgaaggatcttttatgattaatatccacaagtttatattttggatgaatctttgttcccacatttggtgttggatcaaaccaatcacatttaaacaatacaGTTCTTTTGATTGGTAATCCAGGGTACTCCAATCGTAGCACTTCAATTAATTGTCCATAGTAGTCACTTTCATTAGTACTGTAATTAGTCCCCTTGATACATACCCCACTGTTCATCGTTGCCTATGCGAACCATGACTTTTAGTGTGAAATTTATAACCATTAACTACATAACTATTGTAGGACATAACActtcttaatggaccctttgataGATCCTTTAAAAACTGGCTTGATATATTGTTGGAGGGATTGTGAACATATTTATTGAACCACTTGTCAAATTCACGCTCTAGTTTCTCATCAACTTGTTTATCATTGATATTTGGATTGGCCATGTGTAACTCATTAACAAAAATGCTGCACACAATGAAAATAGTTAATTAAATGTTTGGAATCAATAATGGCATTGcaacaattataataattgaatattagAAAAACTTACTCAATGTACGGTTTTACTTCTATACAATTCAACACGATGTACATTTGTCTTTGCTTGAAATTCTTGTTCTGAGATATCTAACCTTTCCTTTTCCCGGTGGCCTACCGCAATGAGTTAAAATTTATAGATTACCTAGATGTTCATCCATATGTTCGACTGTATCATCATTGCGTGGAACCTTTCGATGCCTTGTGTTGACATGGGGTTCAAAATAATGAGCGCAGAATGACGATGCTTCTTCAACTAAGTATGCATTGCATATGGAACCTTCCACtttggctttatttttcacattatttTTTAACTTCCTAAGGTACCTGTACCATTTACTATTTAGTCACAACAAAGTTTTTATTTCTCCATGTAATGATAGTATACAACAATACATTAAACTAGTTACCTCTCAAATGGATACATCCACCGATATTGCACAGGACCAGCAATCCATGCTTCATAAGCAAAATGCAGGAGATGTTCCATGgagtaaaataaacttggattgaATATACGCTCTAGTTTACATAATATAATAGGAATCTCTTCATTGAGCTGTAACATGGCTTCTTCTCTAAGTGTTGTTGAAGTTAACTCTCTAAAGAAATTGCTCAATTCGGTCAATGCTTGCCACACATTTTTTGGAAGCAATTCCCTAAATGCTATTGGGAGTAATCTTTGCATAAAGACATGACaatcatggcttttcatcccaaaCAACTTTAGTTTTCTCATGTCTATACACCTACCCATGTTTGACACATAACCATCTGGGAATCTAAGATTTTTAAGCCATTCACACAACACTGCTTTTGATTGTTTGTCTAATGTGTAACATGCTTTAGGATACTTTCCTGTTGCCATATCCCTCTCTAACTCAGGTCGGTGACAAAACTCTTTCAAATCTTCTCTTGATTTTGCATTGTCCTTCGTCTTCCCTTCAACATTCATcacagtattaaaaatattttcaaatacaTTTTTCTCTATATGCATGACATCCAAGTTGTGGCGAAGCATGTTAGTACTCCAATATGGCAAATCCCAAAAAATGCTCCGTCTCTTCCAACCCGTGTTTTTTGCTTTGCAACTGTTATTCTCATCTGCACCCATATCTGTGACACACATTAATCCTAGATGTTCTATTTGTTCTAAAATTTCCTCACCAGATAGAATGGGGGGAGCACTTTTTGTATCTTGTTCTTTCTAAAAGCAATTTTATTAAAGGATGGTTAGCTGGTAAGAATTTACGGTGATTGTCAAACCATGATTGTTTACCACCCTTTGTCAATGTGAATGCATCTGAATCGTCCCTACAATATGGACAAGCAGTCTTGCCTGCTGTGCTCCAACCGGATAACATTGAATATGCAGGGAAATCACTTATTGTCCATAATAACGCAACCCtcatattaaaattattcttCTTTGATGCATCATATGTCTCAACTCCAACTTCCCAcaactgtttcaactctgcaaTAAGGGGCTGTAAGTACACATCCAATTTGTCTTTTGGGTTTCTCGGACCAGGAACTAGTACCGTTAGGAACATATACTCTTCCTTCATACATAACCAAGGAGGCAAATTGTAAGGAGTGACAATGACTGGCCATGGTTGAAACCCATCGGTGCACAGTCCTAGCCTTACATTCCGAACCTCAGCAGCAAATGAAGGATGTGTTTTATTAAAATGCTTCCATGTAGTTGCATCTGAACAATGACACATTACCCCATCTTCATGGTCATGCTCAGCATGCCATCTCATTTCTTTTGCTGTTGCATTCGAAGCATATAATCTTTGCAATCTTGTGAGAGGAAAGTAGTACATTTTCTTATGTGGCACATTGGTTTGAAAATTAGAAGAGCCTCGACTATGTCGTTTGAGCGTGGATGGTCACAAAATTTGCAATTCGTTAACTCACTATCTTCACCCAATATAACATACATCCATTAGTACAACAATGAATCTTCTCAACAGTAGGCCCAATGCTTGAACCAACTTCTTCAGTCGTAAAAGTTTTCTCATTAAATTTTCATCCGTAACACCTCTTTCATAAGTTGACAAATGTCATCAAAACACCTTTCTGACaaatgatgttctgccttgatgtTCAACATCCTTGCAACAACTGAGAGCTGCGAATGGCTTTCACAACCTGGCCACACCTCTTGATTAACAGCTTGCAACATGTCATACAATTTTTGAGCTGATGGATTTGGAGGCTCCTCCATTACATCTGAAAGAAATCGGGACTCTTTGCATCCATTACCATTTGCTCATAGGTATTGCTTGtgctattatcaacctcttgaaCAGACTCCGCTATCATAACATTTATGTTTTGACTATCAATATTACTTGTGCGGGGTTCCCCATGTAGAATCCATTTATAATAATATGGCACAAATCCATGCTTCATCAAATGTAACCGAATTGTATTCTCATCAGCATAATTACGATTCTGACACTTTCGATGATTACATGGACACTTGATTTATCCCCATCCATCCACTGGATGTTGCTTAGCAAATGTTATGAATTGTTCAATACCTTCTATGAATTACGAGGTCAATAGACCATCTTTTAACCTAGCATACATCCATCTCCGATCTGATCCCATTTTCCTAATAGCTGTGTAATAATTAAGTGAATATTAGTAATGATATGTCATATATCA
It encodes:
- the LOC131178455 gene encoding uncharacterized protein LOC131178455 — encoded protein: MRGNGRRGGLLGHSQSRQLPVQDESNDQLDQSTQGQPQVPSRSTGRSTPDPEGSTASTQHRATPPPPPPPPITPSSEPAIGSTSGHEGHSVGAAPISSMDGLSLTTFGRKK